A genome region from Bemisia tabaci chromosome 3, PGI_BMITA_v3 includes the following:
- the v gene encoding tryptophan 2,3-dioxygenase, whose amino-acid sequence MALEEGDGSCPFRKNNGDSPCRKKGMLYTEYLRLDRLLSAQRPLSAEYNKPVHDEHLFIITHQAYELWFKQIIHELDSVRGIFGHNMLDECQTLEVLKRLNRVVLILKLLVDQVMILETMTPLDFMDFRDYLCPASGFQSLQFRLLENKLGLKQEHRVRYNQHYAQVFGGDEEALDRIKASETEPNLMHLVQKWLERTPGLNADGFGFWSKYENAVNKMLNALRDSALECSSEAESKQRMADYEKRKLIFDSVFDPKIHHAMVGRGERRFSHGALQGAIMINFYRDEPRFSQPFQILSLLMDIDSLITKWRYNHVIMVQRMIGSQNLGTGGSSGYHYLRSTLSDRYKVFLDLFNVSTFLLPRSYVPPLTKGMKKQLSFSWAQTSSVTEKNYLNSENEEIVDEDSEKIIFPIV is encoded by the exons ATGGCTTTAGAGGAAGGAGATGGCTCGTGCCCTTTTAG gaaaaataatGGAGACAGCCCTTGCCGCAAGAAAGGCATGCTCTACACGGAGTACCTACGCCTAGATAGGCTTCTTTCAGCACAAAGGCCCCTTAGCGCAGAATACAACAAACCTGTCCATGACGAACACCTCTTTATTATCACCCATCAAG CCTATGAATTATGGTTCAAACAAATCATTCACGAGCTAGATTCCGTCCGAGGAATTTTTGGACACAATATG ttggaCGAATGTCAAACTCTAGAAGTTTTAAAAAGACTAAATCGAGTCGTTCTCATATTGAAG CTGCTCGTAGACCAAGTCATGATTTTAGAAACGATGACACCCTTAGATTTTATGGACTTTCGAGATTACCTATGTCCAGCCTCGGGATTTCAAAGTCTTCAGTTTAGACTCCTAGAAAATAAACTTGGTCTAAAGCAG GAACACAGGGTTCGCTACAACCAACATTACGCTCAAGTTTTCGGCGGCGACGAGGAAGCCCTGGATCGGATCAAAGCTTCCGAGACGGAGCCCAATCTAATGCATTTAGTTCAAAAATGGTTGGAGCGGACGCCCGGTCTCAATGCTGATGGCTTCGGTTTCTGGTCCAAGTATGAGAACGCTGTCAATAAAATGCTGAACGCATTAAGGGATTCCGCATTG GAGTGCAGCTCGGAAGCAGAGAGCAAGCAGCGAATGGCGGACTACGAGAAGCGGAAGCTCATCTTCGACTCTGTGTTCGACCCGAAGATCCACCACGCCATGGTCGGGCGCGGCGAAAGGCGCTTCTCTCACGGGGCGCTCCAGGGCGCCATCATGATCAATTTCTACCGCGACGAGCCCCGTTTCAGCCAGCCCTTCCAAATCCTCTCCCTCCTCATGGACATAGACTCCCTCATCACCAAATGGCGTT ATAATCACGTCATAATGGTCCAAAGAATGATAGGCTCGCAAAATTTAGGAACTGGAGGATCCTCAGGATACCATTACCTTCGCTCGACTCTGAG CGATCGTTATAAAGTCTTTTTGGATTTGTTCAACGTTTCCACATTCCTTTTACCGAGAAGCTACGTCCCTCCTCTTACGAAAGGCATGAAGAAGCAGCTGTCGTTTAGCTGGGCCCAGACGTCCAGCGTCACAGAGAAGAACTACTTGAATTCCGAGAATGAAGAAATTGTTGACGAGGACtcggaaaaaatcatttttccaaTTGTTTAA